One genomic segment of Mycolicibacterium chubuense NBB4 includes these proteins:
- a CDS encoding ferredoxin reductase: MAGLVKTLTRWSKAPARDVEAPTGAWVNMIRGLAARATTPLLPDDYLSLLNPLWSARELRGEIVEVRAETDDSATVIIRPGWGFATDYRPGQYVGIGLRVKGRWHWRSYSLTSVPEQAEGEISITVKATPEGFLSTHLVDGVEPGTIIRLAAPQGEFILPDPPPDKILFLTAGSGITPVMAMLRSLRARGQQPDIVHVHSAPSEDSVIFAKELRELENEQRGYRLHLQLTQRDGKLDFDNLDEIASDWRERSAWVCGPTAMLDAAEKTWEDHDIADHLNMERFTIAATDKGGEGGTVVFMISDKSAEIDGATTILQAGEDAGIQMPFGCRMGICQTCVLPLEEGHVRDIRSGQEHGAGDRIQTCVSTASGNCTIKI; the protein is encoded by the coding sequence ATGGCCGGTTTGGTGAAGACCCTGACCCGCTGGAGCAAGGCGCCGGCGCGCGATGTCGAAGCGCCGACAGGCGCGTGGGTCAACATGATTCGCGGCCTCGCCGCGCGGGCGACGACGCCGCTGCTGCCCGACGACTACCTCTCCCTGCTGAACCCGCTGTGGTCGGCTCGGGAACTGCGGGGCGAGATCGTCGAGGTGCGGGCCGAGACCGACGACTCGGCGACGGTGATCATCCGGCCGGGGTGGGGATTCGCCACGGACTACCGGCCCGGCCAGTACGTGGGCATCGGTCTGCGGGTCAAGGGCCGCTGGCACTGGCGTTCCTATTCGTTGACCTCGGTGCCCGAGCAGGCCGAGGGCGAGATCTCGATCACCGTCAAAGCGACCCCGGAAGGCTTCCTGTCGACCCACCTCGTCGACGGAGTCGAGCCGGGCACCATCATCCGGCTGGCGGCACCCCAGGGCGAGTTCATCCTGCCCGACCCGCCGCCGGACAAGATCCTGTTCCTCACCGCGGGCAGCGGCATCACGCCGGTGATGGCCATGCTGCGCTCGCTGCGCGCGCGGGGGCAGCAGCCCGACATCGTCCACGTGCACTCGGCGCCGTCGGAGGACTCGGTGATCTTCGCGAAGGAGTTGCGCGAGCTCGAAAACGAGCAACGCGGGTACCGCCTGCACCTGCAGCTGACGCAGCGTGACGGCAAACTCGACTTCGACAACCTCGACGAGATCGCCTCCGACTGGCGGGAGCGATCGGCGTGGGTGTGCGGGCCGACCGCGATGCTCGATGCGGCCGAGAAGACGTGGGAGGACCACGACATCGCCGACCACCTGAACATGGAGCGGTTCACCATCGCCGCGACGGACAAGGGCGGCGAGGGCGGCACCGTCGTCTTCATGATCTCCGACAAGTCCGCCGAGATCGACGGCGCGACCACGATCCTGCAAGCCGGCGAGGACGCCGGCATCCAGATGCCCTTCGGTTGCCGGATGGGTATCTGCCAGACCTGCGTGCTCCCGCTGGAGGAGGGGCACGTCCGGGACATCCGCTCCGGGCAGGAGCACGGGGCCGGTGACCGCATCCAGACCTGCGTCTCCACCGCGTCCGGCAATTGCACCATCAAGATCTGA
- a CDS encoding fatty acid desaturase family protein gives MAITDIKVYAHLTDEDVEQLASELDQLRADIEESRGERDARYVRRTIQLQRALAAGGRIALFASSSRIARYAGTAMLASAKIIENMELGHNVIHGQWDWMNDPEIHSTEWEWDTTCPSSQWKYSHNFVHHKYTNVVGLDSDVGYGIMRVTRDEPWERWMIGNPIYNLLLGTFFEWGVAAHHIEVDKIRKKEKTWAEARKDMRVMGRKIAKQVGKDYIVFPALTGTNWKHTLKANAVANLIRNYWAYMVIFCGHFPDDAEKFTIEEFENETRGEWYLRQMLGSANFHAGPIMAFMSGNLCYQIEHHLFPDLPSNRYAEMSVRVKELCEKYDLPYTTGPLLRQYWQSFWTILKLAVPDKYLKANADDAPETHSERRFRRIERNPGTPKRGLRTAIRERARAA, from the coding sequence ATGGCGATCACCGACATCAAGGTCTACGCACACCTGACCGACGAGGACGTCGAGCAGTTGGCGTCAGAACTCGACCAGCTCCGCGCGGACATCGAGGAATCCCGGGGCGAACGCGACGCCCGCTATGTGCGTCGCACCATCCAGCTGCAGAGGGCGCTGGCCGCGGGCGGCCGGATCGCGCTGTTCGCCAGCAGCAGCCGGATCGCCCGGTACGCCGGCACCGCGATGCTGGCCTCGGCCAAGATCATCGAGAACATGGAGTTGGGCCACAACGTCATTCACGGCCAGTGGGACTGGATGAACGACCCGGAGATTCACTCCACCGAATGGGAGTGGGACACCACCTGCCCGTCGTCGCAGTGGAAGTACTCGCACAACTTCGTCCACCACAAGTACACCAACGTGGTCGGCCTCGACAGCGACGTCGGCTACGGCATCATGCGGGTCACCCGCGACGAGCCGTGGGAGCGGTGGATGATCGGCAACCCGATCTACAACCTGTTGCTCGGAACGTTTTTCGAGTGGGGCGTGGCCGCGCACCATATCGAGGTCGACAAGATCCGCAAGAAGGAGAAGACGTGGGCCGAAGCGCGCAAGGACATGCGCGTCATGGGCCGCAAGATCGCCAAGCAGGTCGGTAAGGACTACATCGTGTTCCCGGCGCTCACCGGGACCAACTGGAAGCACACGCTCAAGGCCAACGCCGTGGCCAACCTGATCCGCAACTACTGGGCCTACATGGTGATCTTCTGCGGTCACTTCCCGGACGACGCGGAGAAGTTCACCATCGAGGAGTTCGAGAACGAGACCCGCGGCGAATGGTATCTGCGACAGATGCTGGGGTCGGCCAACTTCCACGCCGGGCCGATCATGGCGTTCATGAGCGGCAATCTGTGCTACCAGATCGAGCACCACCTGTTCCCGGACCTGCCGAGCAACCGCTACGCCGAGATGAGCGTCCGGGTGAAGGAACTGTGCGAGAAGTACGACCTGCCCTACACGACCGGCCCGCTGCTGCGGCAGTACTGGCAGTCGTTCTGGACCATTCTGAAGCTGGCAGTGCCCGACAAGTATCTGAAGGCCAACGCCGACGACGCACCGGAGACGCACTCCGAGAGGCGGTTCCGGCGCATCGAGCGCAACCCCGGCACTCCGAAGCGGGGTCTGCGCACCGCCATCCGGGAGCGCGCCAGGGCGGCGTGA
- a CDS encoding class I SAM-dependent methyltransferase, whose translation MTGPPDQRSLSFGAQAAAYERGRPSYPPEAIDWLLPAGARDVLDLGAGTGKLTTRLVERGLDVIAVDPIPEMLEVLSTSLPDTPALLGTAEEIPLPDDSVDAVLVAQAWHWFDPDRAVKEVARVLRPGGRLGLVWNNRDERLGWVRDLGRIIGHEVDPFTQTADLPAPYTDAERHQVEWTSYLTPQALIDLVASRSYCITSPEQVRTRTLDRVRELLATHPALASTSGLALPYVTVCIRATLS comes from the coding sequence GTGACTGGCCCGCCCGATCAGCGCTCGCTGTCGTTCGGTGCGCAGGCCGCGGCCTACGAGCGCGGCCGCCCGTCCTATCCCCCGGAAGCGATCGACTGGCTGCTGCCGGCCGGCGCGCGCGACGTGCTCGATCTCGGCGCGGGCACCGGCAAGCTGACCACCCGGCTGGTCGAACGCGGCCTGGACGTCATCGCCGTCGACCCGATCCCCGAGATGCTCGAGGTGCTGAGCACCTCGCTGCCCGACACTCCGGCGCTGCTGGGCACGGCCGAGGAGATCCCGCTGCCCGACGACAGCGTCGACGCGGTGCTGGTGGCCCAGGCGTGGCACTGGTTCGACCCCGACCGCGCGGTCAAGGAGGTCGCCAGGGTGCTGCGGCCCGGCGGCCGCCTCGGCCTGGTGTGGAACAACCGCGACGAACGCCTGGGCTGGGTCCGCGATCTCGGCCGCATCATCGGCCACGAGGTCGATCCGTTCACGCAAACGGCTGACCTGCCGGCGCCCTACACCGATGCCGAGCGGCATCAGGTCGAGTGGACGAGTTACCTGACCCCGCAGGCGTTGATCGACCTCGTCGCCTCGCGCAGCTACTGCATCACCTCGCCCGAGCAGGTGCGCACCCGCACGCTGGACCGCGTACGCGAGCTGCTGGCCACACACCCGGCTCTGGCCAGCACCAGCGGGCTCGCGCTGCCGTACGTGACGGTCTGCATCCGCGCGACGCTGTCGTAG